ATGTCCTCGCGGTAGAAGCTCACCCAGCCGACGCCCAGGCCCTCGGCGGTCGCGGCGAGCCACAGGTTCTGGATGGCCAGGCACACCGAGTACAGGCCGGCGTCGGCGATCGCGTGCCGGCCGAGCACGGCGGGGGAGCCGCGGTCCGGGTCGTACGTGACGACCACGCCGACCGTCGACTCCAGGATGCCCTCCACCTTGATCTTGGCGAACAGCTCGGCCTGGCGCGGGTCCAGCTCGGCCGCGAAGACGCTGCGCTCGGCCTGGACGTGGTCGCGGAACGCGCGGCGGGTGTGCTCGTCGCGCACGACGACGAAGTCCCACGGCTGGGACAGGCCCACGCTGGGCGCGGCGTGCGCGGCGGTGAGCACCCGGCGCAGCACCTCGGGCGGGATCGGGGCGCCGGTGAACTCGCCCCTGGTGTCCCTCCGGCGGTGCAGGACGTCGTAGAAGCTCATTCGGAGGATCGTGCCTCACGCGATCCGGTGAACCTCACCGCCGAGGACGTGGCGTGTGTCTCAACTGGGCTTCAATGGCCGGTCATGGTCGGAACTCTGCAAGGGTCCGCGCTCGGCTTCGCGGGCGGTGTCGGCGTGACCGTGCTGGCCGCGAACTGGCCGGTGTTCGCGCTGGTCCTGCTCGTGGTGGTGGTGACGGTCGTCTCGTGGTGGACGACCGTGCTCGGCGCGGTGCTGACCGCCGTGCAGTGCTGGGGCCTGTACGCGAGCTTCGTCGTCGGCCACGAGGGGAACCTGACGCCGGACTGGTCCGCGTTGGCGGTGCTGGTCGTCGCGAGCACGGTGTCGCTCAGCGGCCTGGCCCGGGACCCGGCGCCCTCACCCGCCCGTTCCTGACCGTCCTCTTCGGACCCCCGGCGCTCCTTGGCGGTTCGGCTGTTGACCTTCACCCTGGGTGAAGCGTCACGGTGGGGTCGGCCGGGCCACGGACCCGGCCGAGGGAGGGGTGGGACGTGGAGCTGATGACCATCGGGGCGTTCGCGCGGGCCTGCCGCCTGTCGCCCAAGGCGTTGCGGCTCTACGACGAGCTGGGCCTGCTGACACCCGCCCACGTCGACCCGTTGACGGGCTACCGGCGGTACGCGCCGGACCAGCTCGACCGGGCTCGGCTGGTGGCGTGGCTGCGCCGGCTCGGCATGCCGCTGGCCCGCATCCGGCAGGTGTGCTCGCTCGACCCGGCGGACGCCGCCGACGAGGTGCGCGCCTACTGGGCACAGGTCGAGGCGGACACCGCGGCCCGGCGCAGCCTCGCCACCTCCCTCGTGGAGCGACTGTCCGGGAAGGACACGACCATGACCCTCGCACTCAGGTACGCCCTGCGCACCGACCGCGGACTCGTCCGGGACTCGAACCAGGATGTCGGCTACGCGGGTGAGCGGCTGCTCGCCGTGGCCGACGGGTTCGGCTCCCGAGGCGAACCGCTCAGCTCGATGGCCATCGACGCGCTCGCCCCGCTGGACACCGCGATCCCGGCGGGGGAGCTGCTGAACACGTTGGCGGACGCCGTGCACCGGGCCGGGACGGCGGTCGGCGACTACCTGTCCGCCCACCCCGGCGAGGAGTGCAGCGGGACCACGGTGACCGCGCTGGTGCTGTCCGGGTCGCGGCTCGGGCTGGTGCACGTCGGCGACGCGCGGGTGTACCTCCTGCGCGGCGGCGAGCTGTTCCGCATCACGCACGACCACACGGCGGTGCAGTCGCTGATCGCCGAGGGCCGGCTGACCGAGGAGGAGGCGATGAGCCACCCGCAGCGGTCGATGCTGGTGCGCGCGCTGCACGGCAAGGCGGTGCAGCCGGACCTCGCGCTGCACGACGCCCTGCCGGGTGACCGGTACCTGCTGTGCTCGGACGGCCTGCACACCGTGGTGCCGCAGGCGGACGTGCTGGAGGTGCTGGTGTCCGCCGCCGAACCGGAGGAGGCGACGTGGCGGCTGGTCGACCTGGCCAACGCGAACGGCGGTCCGGACAACGTGGTCTGCGTGGTCGCCGACGTGGTGCCCGACGTGGCCGCCGCATAAGCAGTCGTCGCTTAAAAGGTCGCGATCGGGCCCTGCGTCTCGCCGTCCGGCGAAGGTCGCCACTGGTCGAACGGCCGGTCCAGGTGCCAGGTCTTGCCGTCGTTGGTGAGGACCCGGTCTTCGCAGGTCTCCAGGTTCGACAGGGACTCGAACAGCTCGATGCTCCACCCGAACAGGCGACGGCACAGCAGGCGGATGGTCAGGCCGTGCGAGACCACCAGGGCCGTCGACGGGTGGGCCGGGTCGCGCATCCGGGTTTCCAGGTCGGTCAGGAACGCGGCGAGCCGGTCGTCCACGTCCGCGCCCGACTCGCCGTTCGGCAGCCGGAAGAAGAAGTGCCCGAACGCGTGCCGCTGGTGCTTGAGCACCTCCTGCTGCACCGGGTCCTGGAGGTTGCCCCAGTCCTGCTCGCGCAGCCTCGGCTCGGCCACCGTGCGTTCGGCCTGATCACCGAGGTCGAGGCCGCGGAGGGTGGCCCTGGTCCGCACGTACGGGCTCACGTAGACGGCCGCCGGGTCGCCGTTCAGCAGGTCCTTGATCCGCGGGCCGGCGGCCTTGGCCTCCTGTTCGCCCAGCTCCGTCAAGGGGAGGGCGTGGTCGGGGACGCGGCAGTACGCCAACTCGTCGACGTTGCCCAGGCTCTGGCCGTGCCGCAGCAGGATGATCCGCACCGGCCCATGGTGCCGGTGTTACAGTCGCACGCGAAACCGGACGGAAGGTGTCACATGGTCAAGTATGTCGCCCTGTACCGGAAACCGGCCGACGTCGAGGCGTTCGACGAGGCCTACTTCACGTCCCACCTGCCGTTGGTGGAGCAGACGCCCGGACTGCTGCGGGCCGAGGTCGCGAAGGTCACGCGGGTCTTCGTCCCCGGCTTCTTCGGTGAGCACGAGCTGCACATGACGGCGGAGATGTACTTCGAGTCCACCCAGGCGATGAAGGACGCGTTCGGGTCGCCCGAGTGGCAGGCCGCCGGGGCGAACCTCTCCGAGATCGGTGGCATGGAGCTGGTGGCCATGTTCGCGGCGGAGGTCGTGGACCGATGATCTCGGTGGTGATCGGCGGCGGCACGATGGGCGCCGGTGTGGCCCACCTGTTCCTCGCGGGCGGGCACGAGGTGGTGCTGGTCGAGGCCGGTGCGGATCGGGCGTTGGCCGCACGGCGGGCTGTCGAGGCGTCCTTGGCCAAGGCGGCGGACCGGGGCAAGCTCGACGCCGTCCCGCACGAGCTGCTGAAGCACCTGACCGTCGTGGAACGGCTGGACGACGTGGGCGCGGGGGCGTCGCTCGTGGTCGAGGCCGTGCCCGAGGACATCGAGCTGAAGCGCCAGGTGCTCAAGGCCGCCGCAAACGCTTGCCCCGACGCGGTGCTGGCGTCCAACACGTCGTCGCTGTCGATCTCGGCGCTGGCCGAAGGGCTGCCCGGCGAACGCGTGCTGGGCATGCACTTCTTCAACCCCGTGCCGGTGCAGCAGTTGGTCGAGCTGGTGCGCCACGACGGGGTGTCCGCCGAGGTCGTGGCCCGCGTGCGCGGCTGGGCGGAAGAGCTCGGCAAGACCGTCATCGAGGTGCGGGACGCGCCGGGCTTCGCCACTTCACGGCTCGGGGTCGCGGTCGGCATGGAGGCGATCCGGATGCTCGAAGAGGGCGTGGCGAGCGCCGAGGACATCGACACCGGCATGCGGCTCGGCTACGGCTGGCCGATGGGACCGCTGCGGCTGACGGACCTCGTCGGGCTGGACGTCCGGCTGGCCATCGCCGAACACCTGGCCGCCGAACTCGGCCCCCGCTTCGAGCCGCCCGCGCTGCTGCGGGACAAGGTCGCCGCCGGTCACCTGGGGCGGAAGACCGGTCAGGGCTTCTTCACCTGGTAGGACCTGGTAGGCAGGACGACGTGCTGATCCGCGAACTCACCGAAGCCGACGTCGAGGACGCCGACCGGTTGCGCCGGGTGGCGTTCGGCGCCGTCAGCGGGCCGTCGTTGCGGCCCGGACGGCGCGGGCTGGCCGCCGAGCTGGACGGGCGGACCGCGGGCGTCCTCACGATCAAGGAGTTCCACCAGTTCTACGGCGGCTCCACCGTGCCCATGGGTGGTGTCGGCGGGGTGGCCGTCGACCCGTACGCACGAGGCCGTGGGGTGGGCGGTGCGCTGCTCGACGCGGCGTTGCGGGACATGCGGGAGCACGGCCAGCCGCTGTCCGCGCTCTACGCGACCGTGCCGGCCGTCTACCGATCGCGCGGGTGGGAACGGGCGGGGGTGCTGGAGTGGCTGGACTTCCCCCTCGACCGGATGCCGGCGGCCGACCGGATTCCCTCCCGGCCTCTGGTCGAAGGTGATCTCCAGGGCATGCACGCCTGCTACAACGACGTCGCGTCCACGGTGAACGGGCTCATCGACCGCAGCGCGCCCACTTTCGACCTGGCCGACGTGCTCAAGCTGGACGTCGTGTCGGTGGTGCCCGGTCACGACGGCGAGGTGCGCGGGTACCTCGCGGCCGAACGCGGCCCGGACGGGTTGAAGGTGTTCGACCTGGTCGGACGGGATGTCGTCACGCAACTCGGGCTGCTGCGCGAGCTGGGCAGCTGGGCCGGGGTGCTGGACCGGGCCTCGGTCCGGGTCACCGATCCCGCCGTCACGGGCCTGCTGACCAACCAGGCGATCTCGTTCACCGTCACCACGTCCGCGTGGCTGCTGCGGGTGGTGGACCTGCCGGCGGCGGTCGCGGCCCGGGGCTGGCCGGCGGCGGAGTGGGTGAAGCCCGCGGCGGTGGATCTCGACGTGGTCGACGAGCGCGCGCCGTGGCACGCGGGTCGGCAGCGGCTGGTCGTCGAGGACGGTCGGGTGTGGGTGGAGCCCGGTGGCAGCGGCGCCGTGCGGCTGCACGCGCGTGCGCTCGGGCCGTGGTTCAGCGGCATGCAGGACAGCCACGCGCTGCGCCGCGCCGGGTTGCTGGACGGTGACGCGGCGTTGCTGGACCGGCTGGTCGGCGCACCTGGCGTGCCGCGGCTGGCGGACTACTTCTAACCTGACCAGCCGTGCTGCTCGCCGTGCTGGAACTGGTCGGGATCGCCGCGTTCGCCGCCTCCGGGGCGGTGGCGGCGGTGCGGGCGCGGCTGGACGTGTTCGGGGTCATCGTGCTGGGCCTGACCACCGCGTTGGGCGGCGGGATCGTGCGGGACGTGCTGCTCGGCGTGCACCCGCCGGCGGCGCTGGTGAGCTGGCCCTACCTCGCCGTCGCCGGGGTCACCGGACTGGTGGTCTTCTGGTTTCACCCGACCGTGGCGAAGTTGTGGCGGGCGGTGCTGCTGCTGGACGCGATCGGGCTCGGCCTGTTCGTCACGGCGGGCACGACCACGGCTCTCAAGCTGGGCGTTCCGCCGTACGCGGCGTGCCTGATCGGGATGACGACGGGCATCGGCGGCGGGGCGCTGCGGGACGTGCTGCTGCGCGAGATCCCGCTGGTCCTGCGCCGGGAGATCTACGCGGTGGCGGCGTTGTGCGGGGCGGTCGTGGTGGCTCTGGGCGACTACCTCCGCCTGCCCCCGGTGCCCGTCGCGCTGGTCGGGTCGGCGTTGATCGTCGGGCTGCGGCTGGTGGCGATGTGGCGGCGTTGGAACGCCCCGGTGGCCCGTGATGTCAACGGCGATGTCAACGGCGATGTCAACGGCGAAAAACTTGACGGGTAGCTCACACTCCCTTCTCAGGCGGCTCTCAGGACCACGAGCAAGACTGGCCCCATGCGCATCCTCGTTGTCGACGACGACAGGGCCGTGCGTGAGTCGCTTCGTCGCTCACTGCAATTCAACGGCTACCAGGTGGACCTGGCCGGCGACGGCCAGCAGGCTCTCGAGTCCGTCGTCTCCCAACGTCCCGACGCGATGGTGCTGGACGTGATGATGCCCCGGCTCGACGGGTTGGAGGTGTGCCGCCGGCTGCGCAGCACCGGCGACGACCTGCCGATCCTCGTGCTGACGGCCCGTGACGCGGTGTCCGACCGGGTGTCCGGGCTGGACGCCGGCGCGGACGACTACCTGCCGAAGCCGTTCGCTTTGGAGGAGTTGCTGGCCCGGCTACGCGCGCTGCTGCGGCGGGCCGCCTCGGACGCGGAGGAGCCGGCGGGCATCACGTTGCGGTTCGCCGACCTGGAGCTCGACCCGAGCACCCGGGACGTGCGGCGCGGTGAACGTCCGATCAGCCTCACCCGGACCGAGTTCGCGTTGCTGGAGCTGTTCCTTGGGCATCCGAAGCAGGTGCTGACCAGGGGGCGGATCCTGGAGGACGTCTGGGGCTACGACTTCCCGACGTCGGGCAACGCGTTGGAGGTCTACGTCGGGTACCTGCGGCGGAAGACCGAGGCCGAGGGCGAGCCCCGGCTGCTGCACACCGTGCGTGGCGTGGGGTACGTGCTGCGGGAGACGCCTCCGTGATCGGTGCCGCCAACGGGCGACTCCAACGGGTGTCGCTGCGGGCACGGGTGACCCTGCTCGCCGCGTTCTGCGTCGCCGGGGCGGTCGCGGTCGTGTCGCTCGGCGCGTACATGACGGTGAGCCGGAACCTGCACGACCAGATGGACGAGAACCTGCGGCAGCGGGCCGAGGCGGCGGTCAACGCGCCGAAGGTCAACAACGACGTCACCGAGATCCCCGGCGCGTTCCTGGCCGCCGGGGACGTGCGGATCGGCGTGCTGGACGTGAGCGGGCGGATCCTCTACCCGAAGGGCACGATCGCGCCGCCGACCCACCCGGCCGACCTGGACGTGGCGCGCGGGCAGCGGTCGGAGAACTTCTGGACCGACGAGCGCACCGACTTCCGGGTGATCGCGGTGCCGTACGGGGACGGTCAGGCGATGCTGATCGCCCAGTCCACCAAGCCGTTGAACGTGTCGCTGGGCAAGCTGTCCGTGGTGTTGTTCGTGATCAGCGGGTTGGGGGTGCTGGTCGCGGCGGCGGCTGGAACGGCGGTCGCGCGGACCGGGCTGCGGCCCGTGCAGCGGCTGACGGAGGCCACCGAGCGGGTCGCGATGACGGGTGACCTGCGGCCGATCCCGGTGTCGGGTGACGACGAGCTGGCGCTGTTGTCGCAGCGGTTCAACGCGATGCTCGGCGCGGTGGCGGAGTCTCAGGAGCGACAACGGCGGCTGGTCGCGGACGCGGGTCATGAGCTGCGCACGCCGTTGACGTCGATGCGGACGAACCTGGAGCTGCTGCTGGCGTCGGAGAAGCCTGGCTCGCCGACGTTGTCCGACGAGGACAAGGCGGAGATCAACGCCGACGTGCGGGCGCAGCTGGACGAGCTGACCACGTTGATCGGGGACCTGGTGGAGTTGGCGCGGGAGGACGCGCCTCAGGTCGTGCACGAGCCGGTGGACCTGGTCGAGGTGGTGGAGCGCGCGCTGGACCGGGCTAAGCGGCGTGCGACGGACGTGCGGTTCGTGGTGGAGTTGCAGCCGTGGTCGCTGCTGGGTGATTCGAGCGCGCTGGAACGTGCCGTGCTGAACCTCCTCGACAACGCCGTGAAGTTCAGCCCTTCAAGCGGCGTGGTCCGCTTGAGCCTGAAGCAGCTCGGCGACGGAAGCGCGGTGGTCGAGGTCGCGGACTCCGGCCCCGGCATCGCCGACGCCGACCTGCCGCACGTCTTCGAACGCTTCTACCGCTCCTCCGAGGCCCGCACCCTCCCCGGCTCCGGCCTGGGCCTCGCGATCGTCAAGCAAGTAGCCGAACGCCACGGCGGCATGGCCTACGTCGGCCGAGCCCCCGAGGGCGGCGCCATGTTCACCCTCCGCCTCCCCGGCCGCCCCAGCCCCGTCCCCACCTCCCACTAACCGCGCGAGTCGAACCCTCAGGTCCCGCGTGTCGAACCCCCAGACCCCGTGAGTCCTACGTTCAGGACCCGTGAGTCCTACGTTCGGAACCCCCGAGTTCAACGCTCAGTACAAGATCGTTTGTTCTGAGCGTTGAACTCGGGGGTCCTGAACGTAGGACACGGTGGTCCTGAAGGTACGACTCACGCGTTCTGAACGTAGGACTCGCGCGGGGTCAGCCTTTGGTGGAGCCGAGGGTCAGGCCGCCGATGAACTGGCGTTGCAGGACGAAGAAGACGACGAGGGTGGGTAGGGCGACTAGTAGGGAGCCCGCCGCGACCAGGTTGTTGTCCACGAAGAACGTGCCCTTGAGGTTCTGCAACGCGGACGTGATCGGCATCTTCTCGCCGGTCTGGATCAGCACCAACGCCCACAGGAAGTCGTTGTAGATCCAGGTGAACTCCAACGTCGCCAACGCCGCCAGCGCGGGACGGCACAGCGGCAGGATCACCTGCCAGTACTGCCGGAACACCCCCGCGCCGTCCACCCGGGCCGCCTCGGTGAGCTCGTGCGGGATCGTCTTCATGTAGTTGCTCAGCACGAACACGCAGAACCCGGACTGGAACGCCACGTGGATCAGCACCAGACCCACCTGCGAGTCCAGCAGCGCACCGCTGTCGCTCAACCACTCCGGCAACGGCGTGAGCAGGTACAGCCGCCACAACGGCGTCACGATCACCTGCTGCGGCAACAGGTTGCCCGCCGTGAACAGCATCAGCAGCACCAGGTTGAACTTGAAGCTGAACCGCGACACCCCGAACGCCACCATCGAGCTGAACAACAGCACCACCACCAACGCGGGCAGCGTCACGATCAGCGTGTTCAGGTAGTAGTGCGGCAGGTCCGCCTGCGTCCACGCGTTGCTGAAGTTGTCCAGCGTCAGGCCCTCGGCGACCGAGAAGTACCCGTTGCGGGCGGTGTCGTCGTACGTGCGCAGCGACGCGTACAGAGCCCAGATCAACGGGGTGAGAGTCACCAGGCACGTGACGATCAGGAACGCGTGCAAGGCGATGCGAGGCAAGGAAACACGGCGCGAAGAAGCGCGCGCCGAAGAAGCGCGGGGCACAGAAACGCGGGACTTCACGCCCGTTCCTCCTCGCGGAACACCTGGAACAGGTAGGTGATGATGAACCCGAGCGAGATCAGCAGCAGGACCACCGCCAGCGCGGAACCCCACCCGATCCGGCTCGACTCACCGATGATGTTGTCGGTCACCAGCACGGACAGCAGTTCCAGCCCGTTGCGCCCCTTGTTGATCACGTACACGATGTCGAACGCCCGCAGGCCCTCGATCACGGTGACCACGAGCACCACCACGTTCACCGGCTTGAGCACCGGGAACGTCACCTGGAAGAACGTCTGCCGCGCGTTCGCGCCGTCCAGCGCGGCGGCCTCCTTCAACGCCGGGTCCACCGCCTTCAGCCCGGCCAGGTACAGCAGCATGATGTACCCGGTGTGCCGCCACCCGGCCGCCACCAGCACCGCGTACAGGTTGATGTCCGGATCGCCCAGCCAGTTCACCGGATCGGACGTCGCGGTGCCGAGCACGTTGTTCAGCAGCCCTTGCTCGGGCTGGTAGATCAGCTGCCAGATGAACCCGACCAGAGCCAGCGACAGCACCATCGGCAGGTACAGCGCGCTCTGGTACAGCCGCCCGAACCGCAGTTGCCGGTCCAGCAGCACGGCCAGCAGCAGCCCGGCCACCGTCGGCACCACGATCAGGAACAGCAGCCAGATGAGGTTGTTCCGGACCGCGGGCCAGAACCGCGGGTACCGGGTGAAGATGTCGACGTAGTTCTGGAAGCCGACCCAGTCGATGTCCTCGAACCCGCCGATGCCGTCCCACGAGCTGAACGACAGCGCGATCGAGCCCATCGCGGGCACCCACACGAGCGCGAGGTGCAGCAGCGACGGGATGCCGAGCATCAGGCCGAGCACGAGCTTGTCACGGGGCGCGAGCGCGGTGGCGCGACGCCTGCCGCGCCGGGGCGACGGGGAGGGGTCCGTCGTCCCGGCGGGCTCCGGGGGAGACTGCAAGGCGGTCACGCGGTCACTCCGTGAAGATCGTCTTCGCCTGGTCGGCCATGCCCTTGAGGATCGTGTCGATGTCGTCCGGGTTCTGGATGAACGCGTTGATCCCGTTGGTCGCCGCGTCGCTGGCGAACCGCGGGTCGGTGTCGCGGTCCAGGAACTGCGTGATGTGCGCGGCTTCCTTGATGACCTGCGCGGCCTTCTTCTGCAACGAGTTGTAGCCGGACGTGTCGGCCTTGTTCGACGCGGCGATCTGCGTCGGGTCGGCCTTGAGGTACGCCAGCTGCGCGGCGGGCGTGGACATGAACTCCAGCAGCTTGGCCGCGCCCTCGGGGTTGCCGGGCTTCTTGGACATCATGTAGCCGTCGATCGGGGCTTCCACGGTGTCCTGCCCGTGCTCCGGGTTGATCTCCGGGTACGGGAAGAAGTCGAGGTCTTCCTCCTTGCCCTTGAACTGCTGCGCGACGAACGTGCCGAGCAGGAACATGCCCGACTTGCCCTGCTGGAGCGACTGCGCGGCCTCCTGCCACTCCCGGCCGAGCGCGTTCTCCTGGTGGAACGGCAGCAGCCGCTTCCAGGTGTCGAACACCTCGCGCACCTTGGCGCCCTGCCAGTCCTCCTTGCCGGCCATCAGGTCGACGTGGAACTGGTAGCCGTTGATGCGGAAGTTCAGCTGGTCGAACGTGCCCATGCCGGGCCAGCCCTGCTTCTGCGCGAACGCGATCGGCGCCAGGCCGTCGGCCTTCATCTTCGTGGACAGCGCGACCATCTCGTCCAGCGTCTTCGGCACCGTGTACCCGCGCTGCTGCCACACGCTCTTCAGGTAGAACATGCCCCACGGGTACTGCACGAACGGGATCAGGTACTGCTTGCCGTCCGAGGCGGTGGACGCCTCCTTCAGCCCGGGCTCGTAGCCCGACGAGACCTTCGACCACACGTCGCTCAGGTCGCCGGTCAGGCCCTTCTCGGCGAAGAACCGCATCCGGTAGCCGGCGAACCAGGACAGCACGTCGTCCGGCTTGCCCTGGAGGTAGTTGTTGATCTGCTCCTGGTACTGCTCGTGCTGCTTGGTGTTGATCGAGACCTTCAGGCCCGACTCGCCCTCGAAGGACTTCAGCACCGCCGTGATCGCGTCCTTCGGCACCTGGTCGGACTGGTTGTTGCCGAACGACACCGTGTCGGTGGCGCCGCCGCCGCCGTCACCGGAGCCGCAGGCGGCCAGTCCGGGGACCGCGGCGACGCCGGCGCCCGCCAGGACTGCCTTCAGCAGGGCGCGGCGGCCCATGAGCGGATGGGGACTGGCGGAGAACCTCGTCATCGTCGCTCCTACGGGTGACACTCGACCGAACTGACCGAACACCGAACACCAAGTCCAACAAGATTGCCCACAATGTGGTGTGCGGCACATCCCCTGTCAAGCCCTGTTACCTAGCCGTTAATGCCGCTGGACCTTGCTGAATCGAGCCGGACTGGTGTAGCACCAAGACGTTTCGATCTTGTACCGCCGAACAGAGGTAAACGAGCGATTTTGTTGGACTGTGTTGACGTTTGCCATGACGGTCAGTCACGCTTGCGCGCATGACGACGTGGCCTGATGGCGTGCGCGGCCTGGCCTGGGGCGCCGACTACAACCCCGAGCAGTGGCCGGAGGAGGTCTGGGCGGAGGACATCGAGCTGATGCGCCGGGCGGGGGTGAACCTCGTCAGCGTCGGCATCTTCTCGTGGGCCCTGCTGGAGGTCGAGGAGGGCCGGTACGAGTTCGACTGGCTCGACCGGATCCTGGATCAGCTGCACGCGGGCGGTGTGCGGGTCGACCTGGCCACCGCGACCGCCGCGCCGCCGCCCTGGCTGACCACGGCGTACCCCGAGATGCTGCCGGAGACCGCCGACGGCGTCCGCCTCGCGCACGGCTCGCGCCAGTCCTACTGCCCGAGTTCGCCGGTCTACCGGACGAAGGCCGTCGCGCTGGCCCGCGCGCTGGCCGAGCGGTACCGCGACCACCCGGCGCTGTCCGCGTGGCACGTCGGCAACGAGTACGGCTGCCACGTCTCGCGCTGCTACTGCGACCGGTGCGCCGTGGCGTTCCGCGCCTGGTTGCAGGCCCGCCACGGGACCCTGGACGTGCTGAACGAGGCGTGGGGCACGGCGTTCTGGAGCCAGCGCTACACCGCGTGGGACCAGATCCTGCCGCCGCGCGCGACGCCGTCGTCCAACAACCCGGGCCAGCTGCTGGACTTCGACCGGTTCTCGTCCGACGCCCTGCTGGAGCTGTACAAGGCCGAGCGGGACGTGCTGAACGAGGTCACGCCGGGCGTTCCGGTCACCACGAACTTCATGGCCGCCTCGTTCTCCCAGCTGGACTACTGGAAGTGGGCCGCCGAGGTCGACTTCGTGTCCAACGACCACTACACGTTCGGCGAGAACCCGGACCGGCACATCGACCTCGCCTACTCCGCGGACCTGGTGCGCGGCCTCGCGGGCGGCAAGCCGTGGCTGCTGATGGAGCACTCCACGTCGGCGGTGAACTGGCAGCCGCGCAACATCGCCAAGCAGCCCGGTGAGCTGCGGCGCAACTCGTTCACGCACATGGCGCGCGGCGCGGACGGCACGCTGTTCTTCCAGTGGCGGCAGTCGCGGGCGGGCGCCGAGCGCTACCACTCGGCGATGGTGCCGCACGCCGGTCCGGACACGAAGGTGTTCCGCGAGGTCGAGCAGGTCGGGGCGGAGTACCAGCGGATCGCCGAGATCGTCGGGTCCACTGTGGACGCTTCGGTGGCGGTGGTCTTCGACTGGGAGTCGTGGTGGGCGCTCAACCAGCCCGCGCACCCGACGGTCGACGTCTCGTACCAGGCAACGGTTTTCGCGCTGTACCGGGCGTTGTGGCGGGCCGGGGTGACGGTGGACTTCGTGCCGCCGGGCGCGGACCTGTCGAAGTACCGGCTGGTGCTGCTCCCGGCGCTGTACGCGGTCGACGACGCGACGCCGTACGAGGAGTACGTCGCGGGCGGCGGGCACCTGTTCGTCACCTACCTGTCCGGCGTCACGGACACGCGCGGCCACGTGCACCTCGGCGGCTACCCCGGCGCGTTCCGCGACCTGCTCGGCGTGCGGACGGAGGAGTTCTTCCCGTTGCGCGCGGGCGAAGTGGTGGCGCTGGACGACGGCTCGTCGGCCACGGTCTGGACCGAGCACGTGCACGCGAACGGCGCGAAGGTCGTCGCCTCCTACGTCGACGGCCAACTCCCCGGTGTGCCCGCCGTGACGCGGAACGACCACGGCGACGGCGTGGCCTGGTACCTGGCGTGCGGCCTGACCGGTGACGGGCTGGACCGGCTGGTCCGCGGCGCGTTGGACCACGCGGGTGTCGCTACCGGGGCGCAAGACGTCGAGGTGGTGCGCCGCACCGGTGAGGTGGCCGGAGCCGCCGTATCGTGGCTGGTCGCGGTGAACCACGGGGACAGCGACGCCGAGCTGTCCGCGGTGGGCGTGGAGCTGCTGTCCGGCGCGCGTGCGTCGGGCCGCGTGGTCGTGCCCGCCGGTGGCGTGGTCGTGGTCAGGGAAGAGGTGTGACGTGCTGGCACGTCAGCGGCAAGCGGTGATCCTGGAAGAGGTCCGGCGCACCGGCGCGGTGCGGGTGAGCGACCTGGTCGTCCGGCTGGGCGTCTCGGACATGACCGTGCGCCGCGACCTCGACGTGCTGGCCGC
This is a stretch of genomic DNA from Saccharothrix ecbatanensis. It encodes these proteins:
- a CDS encoding carbohydrate ABC transporter permease; this translates as MPRIALHAFLIVTCLVTLTPLIWALYASLRTYDDTARNGYFSVAEGLTLDNFSNAWTQADLPHYYLNTLIVTLPALVVVLLFSSMVAFGVSRFSFKFNLVLLMLFTAGNLLPQQVIVTPLWRLYLLTPLPEWLSDSGALLDSQVGLVLIHVAFQSGFCVFVLSNYMKTIPHELTEAARVDGAGVFRQYWQVILPLCRPALAALATLEFTWIYNDFLWALVLIQTGEKMPITSALQNLKGTFFVDNNLVAAGSLLVALPTLVVFFVLQRQFIGGLTLGSTKG
- a CDS encoding sensor histidine kinase, encoding MIGAANGRLQRVSLRARVTLLAAFCVAGAVAVVSLGAYMTVSRNLHDQMDENLRQRAEAAVNAPKVNNDVTEIPGAFLAAGDVRIGVLDVSGRILYPKGTIAPPTHPADLDVARGQRSENFWTDERTDFRVIAVPYGDGQAMLIAQSTKPLNVSLGKLSVVLFVISGLGVLVAAAAGTAVARTGLRPVQRLTEATERVAMTGDLRPIPVSGDDELALLSQRFNAMLGAVAESQERQRRLVADAGHELRTPLTSMRTNLELLLASEKPGSPTLSDEDKAEINADVRAQLDELTTLIGDLVELAREDAPQVVHEPVDLVEVVERALDRAKRRATDVRFVVELQPWSLLGDSSALERAVLNLLDNAVKFSPSSGVVRLSLKQLGDGSAVVEVADSGPGIADADLPHVFERFYRSSEARTLPGSGLGLAIVKQVAERHGGMAYVGRAPEGGAMFTLRLPGRPSPVPTSH
- a CDS encoding beta-galactosidase gives rise to the protein MTTWPDGVRGLAWGADYNPEQWPEEVWAEDIELMRRAGVNLVSVGIFSWALLEVEEGRYEFDWLDRILDQLHAGGVRVDLATATAAPPPWLTTAYPEMLPETADGVRLAHGSRQSYCPSSPVYRTKAVALARALAERYRDHPALSAWHVGNEYGCHVSRCYCDRCAVAFRAWLQARHGTLDVLNEAWGTAFWSQRYTAWDQILPPRATPSSNNPGQLLDFDRFSSDALLELYKAERDVLNEVTPGVPVTTNFMAASFSQLDYWKWAAEVDFVSNDHYTFGENPDRHIDLAYSADLVRGLAGGKPWLLMEHSTSAVNWQPRNIAKQPGELRRNSFTHMARGADGTLFFQWRQSRAGAERYHSAMVPHAGPDTKVFREVEQVGAEYQRIAEIVGSTVDASVAVVFDWESWWALNQPAHPTVDVSYQATVFALYRALWRAGVTVDFVPPGADLSKYRLVLLPALYAVDDATPYEEYVAGGGHLFVTYLSGVTDTRGHVHLGGYPGAFRDLLGVRTEEFFPLRAGEVVALDDGSSATVWTEHVHANGAKVVASYVDGQLPGVPAVTRNDHGDGVAWYLACGLTGDGLDRLVRGALDHAGVATGAQDVEVVRRTGEVAGAAVSWLVAVNHGDSDAELSAVGVELLSGARASGRVVVPAGGVVVVREEV
- a CDS encoding ABC transporter substrate-binding protein, whose product is MTRFSASPHPLMGRRALLKAVLAGAGVAAVPGLAACGSGDGGGGATDTVSFGNNQSDQVPKDAITAVLKSFEGESGLKVSINTKQHEQYQEQINNYLQGKPDDVLSWFAGYRMRFFAEKGLTGDLSDVWSKVSSGYEPGLKEASTASDGKQYLIPFVQYPWGMFYLKSVWQQRGYTVPKTLDEMVALSTKMKADGLAPIAFAQKQGWPGMGTFDQLNFRINGYQFHVDLMAGKEDWQGAKVREVFDTWKRLLPFHQENALGREWQEAAQSLQQGKSGMFLLGTFVAQQFKGKEEDLDFFPYPEINPEHGQDTVEAPIDGYMMSKKPGNPEGAAKLLEFMSTPAAQLAYLKADPTQIAASNKADTSGYNSLQKKAAQVIKEAAHITQFLDRDTDPRFASDAATNGINAFIQNPDDIDTILKGMADQAKTIFTE
- a CDS encoding carbohydrate ABC transporter permease — encoded protein: MTALQSPPEPAGTTDPSPSPRRGRRRATALAPRDKLVLGLMLGIPSLLHLALVWVPAMGSIALSFSSWDGIGGFEDIDWVGFQNYVDIFTRYPRFWPAVRNNLIWLLFLIVVPTVAGLLLAVLLDRQLRFGRLYQSALYLPMVLSLALVGFIWQLIYQPEQGLLNNVLGTATSDPVNWLGDPDINLYAVLVAAGWRHTGYIMLLYLAGLKAVDPALKEAAALDGANARQTFFQVTFPVLKPVNVVVLVVTVIEGLRAFDIVYVINKGRNGLELLSVLVTDNIIGESSRIGWGSALAVVLLLISLGFIITYLFQVFREEERA